CCGCCCTGCAGACCTGGGTGATGCGACTGGCCGGTATCAAGAAGCTCCGTCACAAGGCGGCGCGGCAGTTGTGCCGCCGGGGCATTCTGCGTGCCGACGAAAACAAGATCGCGTTCATTTTCACGCGCAAGGTCTATCCGGAGATCGATCCGCGGCCGGAGCGCGAGATGGTGGAGCGAATGCGGGCCGCCGTGCTTTCGGACCGGGTTGACCCGCGCACGGTGACGCTGATCGCGCTGGCCGATGGCCTGGGCGTGCTGGGGGCGACGATCGGCAAGCGGGAAGCAAAGGACCACAAGAAGCGCATCAAGCAGATCATCCAGGGAGACCCCACCGGAAAGGCCACCAAGGACGCCATCGAGGCGTGCCGCACCGCGGCGATGGTGACCGTGATGGCCGGGTCCACGGGCTGAAGGGGGAGCCGGACGCAGTGCTGGCCGGATGTCACGCGCATGGGTTAGTATTCGCGCCACGGAGGTGATCGTGTCGATGCACAGCCTGGTTCGCGCCGTCGTCTTGCTTGCGTGCCTGTCGTGTTCCACCGCGCGTGATCCCAGCGAGGCCGTCTACACCGGCAAGTCTGCGGAGTTGCACGTAAGGCTGCAGGGGCAGAAGGTGAGCGCGGGTGAGAACCTCACCGCCGTGATCTCCATCAACAACCACGGCCAGCCACCGCACCGTCTCGACTTCGGAACCGGGTGCCAGTTCACCTGGGTCATCACCACGCCGGACAGCGTGACCTTTTCCACGCGCTGCATCATGTGCGCACAGGCGCCCACGTTCATCATTCTGGCCGGAACGCTCTATACCGCGTCAATCACCGTGCCCACCAGGCGTTTGTGCGAACTGCCGTGGCCGTTCAAGGACGACGTGATCCCCGCGGGGCAATACACGCTCACCGTGCACGCCATCGGCTATGAGGACCAGCTCGCCACCGAACCGGTTCCGTTCGAGATCGTGGAGGAGTCCGGCAAGTGAACAGAGATGTGCACCCTGGGGGGCGAAGATGACGCTCCATGAACTGCTCGATTTTGACTACGGCGCGGACGGTGATCGCGTGCTGCAACGCATGCTCGCCGCCGGGGCCGACCCGGACCAGCGCGCGGGTTCCAACGGCGAGACGCCGCTGCACGTGGCCGCGCGCCGCCGCCGCGTGGCGGCGACCACCATTCTGTTGTCGCACGGCGCGGATGCGGACGCGAAGAACGCCGGGGGCAAGACCGCCTACGCGCACGCCATTCGCCGCGGGTTCGACGACATCGTGGCGGTGCTGGAGGCACACGGCGCCGACACCACGCTCAACGAAGCCGACCGCTTTGCGGTGGCGGTCATCCGCGGTCAGCTGGCGGAAGCGCAGCGGATCCTTGCCACGAACCCGCGCGTGGCGCGCACGGGCAACCCGGAAGAGGATCGCCTGTTCGCCGACGTGGCCGGGCGCGGCGACGTGCGCGCGGTGGAACTGCTCATCCAGGCCGGCGCCAGCCTCACCGCCACCGGTCTGGACACGGGCACACCGCTGCACCAGGCGGCGTCGTTCGGTCAGCCGGAGAACGCCCGCCTCCTTATAGACGCGGCCGCCCCGCTGGATATCTTTGAGCCCACCCACCAGGCCAGCCCCCTGCACTGGGCCGTGCATGGCTCGCGGCACTCCGGCGACGCGGACCGCCGCCAGGCCGCCTACGTGGAACTGGTCGAAATGCTCCTCGCCGCGGGCTCGAGCCTGCGCTATCCGGACGAACCGCCCGGGGAGGAGAAGTACATCCGCCGCATGCTGGAGGACGCGTCGCCGCGGGTTCGTCTGACGCTGGAAGCGTGGCTCCGGAAGCCGCGATAACGGGGACTGGACTTGGTGTTAGTTTCTAGTACACGAAAGGGTTGATGCCGAATGAATCGAGCCAGGATGATCATGACGAGCGTGGCGCTCACGGTGGTGTGTGCCATGCCCACTCTTGCGCAGCAGGCTGCGCAGGAGTTGGACCGGACCGTGCTTCCCATCAAGGAGCCCAAGCGACCGGTCTACACCGAACTCGACGTGCGCAACGCAACGCCGCCGCCGCGCTTTCAGGTGACCGCACCCGAGGGCGCGCCCAACGTGGTCATCATCCTCATCGACGACGTCGGTTTCGGTGCGCCGGGAACCTTCGGTGGCCCGGTGCCCATGCCCACGCTGGATGCCCTTGCCCAGGCCGGGCTTCGCTACAACAACTTCCACACCACCGCGCTGTGCTCGCCCACGCGCATGGCGCTCAAGACCGGGCGCAATCACCACGAGGGTGAAACCGGCTCCATCATGGAGACCGCCACCGCCTTCCCCGGCAATACCGGGCGGCTGCCCAACAGCGTGGCCACCGTGTCCGAGATGCTGCAGCTCAACGGCTACAGCACGGGTGCGTTCGGCAAGTGGCACGAGACGGCGCCCTGGGAGGTAAGCGTGTCGGGCCCCTTCGCCCGCTGGCCCACCAACCAGGGCTTCGACAAGTTCTACGGCTTCATCGGCGGTGAGACCAACCAGTGGGCCCCGTTCATCTACGACGGCACCCACCAGGTGGAACTGCCCGACGATCCCAACTACCACTTCCTGACCGACATGACCGACCAGACGGTGGCGTGGGTCAAGCATCAGCAGGCACTCACGCCCGGAAGGCCGTTTCTGGTGTACTACGCGCCGGGCGCGACGCACGCACCGCACCACGTTCCGAAGGAGTGGATCGCCAAGTGGAAGGGCAAGTTCGACCAGGGCTGGGACAAGGTGCGCGAAGAGACGCTGGCGCGGCAGATCAAGCTGGGCGTGGTTCCCAAGGGAACCAAGCTTGCCGGAAAGCCCGAGGCCATCAAGGACTGGAAGGCACTCTCGGATGACGAGAGGAAGCTCTTCGCGCATCAGGCGGAGGTGTTTGCCGCCTACCTCGAAATGACCGACCACGAAATCGGCCGCGTCATCGGGGCCATCGACGACGTCGGCCAGCTGGACAACACGCTCATCTTCTACATCGTGGGCGACAACGGATCCAGCGCCGAAGGCGGAATGAACGGACTCTTCAACGAGATGACGTACTTCAACGGTGTTGCGGAGAACGTGCCCGACCTGCTCAAGGTGATGGACAAGTGGGGCGGTCCGGAGACCTATCCGCACATGGCGGCCGGCTGGGCGGTGGCGTTCGATGCGCCCTTCATGTGGACCAAACAGGTGGCGTCGAGTTTTGGCGGCACCCGCAACGGCATGGTGGTCCACTGGCCCAGGGGCATCAAGGCCAAGGGACAGATCCGCAGCCAGTTCCACCACGTCATCGATGTGACGCCCACCATTCTCGAGGCGGCGGGTTTGCCCGAGCCCAATGTGGTCAACGGCACCATCCAGGCGCCCATCGAGGGTGTCAGCATGTCGTACACCTTCGAGGATCCCAAGGCGAAGGACCGGCACACCACGCAGTACTTCGAGATCTTCGGAAACCGCGCCATCTACCACGACGGCTGGCTGGCCGGGACGGTGCACCGGGCGCCCTGGGAGTACACGCCGCGCCACCCGTTGGCGGAAGACGTCTGGGAGCTCTACGACGTGCGCTCCGACTTCAGCCTCAGCAAGGATCTCGCGGCCAAGAACCCGCAGAAGCTGGCCGAGATGCAGGCGCTGTTCATGACCGAGGCCGCGAAGTTCCACGTGCTGCCCATCGACGATCGCACCTTCGAGCGCTTCGACGCGGCCGCCGTGGGCCGCCCGGATCTGATGCAGGGACGCACCTCACTCACGCTCGCCGAGGGCATGACGGGAATGAGCGAGAACGTGTTCCTGGACGTGAAGAACAAGTCGGTCACCATCACCGCGGACGTCGTGGTGCCTGCGGGCGGTGGCAACGGGGCCATCATCGTGCAGGGCGGCCGCTTCGGCGGCTGGGCGCTGTACGTCAAGGACGGCCTGGTGGGCTACGACTACAACTTCCTCGGACTGG
This Candidatus Krumholzibacteriia bacterium DNA region includes the following protein-coding sequences:
- a CDS encoding ankyrin repeat domain-containing protein; the encoded protein is MTLHELLDFDYGADGDRVLQRMLAAGADPDQRAGSNGETPLHVAARRRRVAATTILLSHGADADAKNAGGKTAYAHAIRRGFDDIVAVLEAHGADTTLNEADRFAVAVIRGQLAEAQRILATNPRVARTGNPEEDRLFADVAGRGDVRAVELLIQAGASLTATGLDTGTPLHQAASFGQPENARLLIDAAAPLDIFEPTHQASPLHWAVHGSRHSGDADRRQAAYVELVEMLLAAGSSLRYPDEPPGEEKYIRRMLEDASPRVRLTLEAWLRKPR
- a CDS encoding GPP34 family phosphoprotein, giving the protein MTTLGQLSLYEEIMLLALSNRKGTVGVTFLEQGVAGAILAELLLAGRIALDSKKNKFVELRDRTSTGDPIVDEGLARIASAKRRAALQTWVMRLAGIKKLRHKAARQLCRRGILRADENKIAFIFTRKVYPEIDPRPEREMVERMRAAVLSDRVDPRTVTLIALADGLGVLGATIGKREAKDHKKRIKQIIQGDPTGKATKDAIEACRTAAMVTVMAGSTG
- a CDS encoding arylsulfatase, whose protein sequence is MPTLAQQAAQELDRTVLPIKEPKRPVYTELDVRNATPPPRFQVTAPEGAPNVVIILIDDVGFGAPGTFGGPVPMPTLDALAQAGLRYNNFHTTALCSPTRMALKTGRNHHEGETGSIMETATAFPGNTGRLPNSVATVSEMLQLNGYSTGAFGKWHETAPWEVSVSGPFARWPTNQGFDKFYGFIGGETNQWAPFIYDGTHQVELPDDPNYHFLTDMTDQTVAWVKHQQALTPGRPFLVYYAPGATHAPHHVPKEWIAKWKGKFDQGWDKVREETLARQIKLGVVPKGTKLAGKPEAIKDWKALSDDERKLFAHQAEVFAAYLEMTDHEIGRVIGAIDDVGQLDNTLIFYIVGDNGSSAEGGMNGLFNEMTYFNGVAENVPDLLKVMDKWGGPETYPHMAAGWAVAFDAPFMWTKQVASSFGGTRNGMVVHWPRGIKAKGQIRSQFHHVIDVTPTILEAAGLPEPNVVNGTIQAPIEGVSMSYTFEDPKAKDRHTTQYFEIFGNRAIYHDGWLAGTVHRAPWEYTPRHPLAEDVWELYDVRSDFSLSKDLAAKNPQKLAEMQALFMTEAAKFHVLPIDDRTFERFDAAAVGRPDLMQGRTSLTLAEGMTGMSENVFLDVKNKSVTITADVVVPAGGGNGAIIVQGGRFGGWALYVKDGLVGYDYNFLGLDRFTVMSKTPLAEGKSTIRFEFAYDGGGKGKGGMGTLFVNDQKVAEGRIEHTQAVIFSADETADVGIDLATPVVEVIGSEAKSKFTGHIPRVTVAVK